A window of the Lolium perenne isolate Kyuss_39 chromosome 7, Kyuss_2.0, whole genome shotgun sequence genome harbors these coding sequences:
- the LOC139829718 gene encoding uncharacterized protein: MLAHLSAALQDTTEETPAMPSSSVEPDNGVSTAALVASSPAVDERLVSSLRTQAEVDFLCKKHGVPSVYTGRPAGDDRRACTPPPGSLCVYAHALEAGMRVPLHGFFCEVLAHFGIAPSQLVPNGWRVMAGFLALCRSVGMPPSLAVFRRFFLLVIVNSKLKGWYCFRARDSLGLRFTGLPNTPMDWKKMFFFLSSPEPWPCPVEWGEPSMSSFVNPVLTREEERSAKKLLDAYCGGGGAVDIKICLCDGKLAGSMVTATSTPPPPPASASTCITSSSKGLGMDPSVYSMMKTMLAERAAAQASASTKEVKAEPGSNTPLCGNKRSLEQANGEEGAPPSVLTNTPLPGPCPLPPPGFSRKRQQFPSRHSGDTTKWEAARELLQGAVAPPQERVLAASEPSEVFRSSYAAILEAVNYASFSLSYALELEEKLVARDAEVAALRAQLDEAKAKLAAVKRPAGEAELEKAEQESAGTAAVQHPLGSEEHVWRRAEHAVEGCERWRGRSRRTAPMT; the protein is encoded by the exons ATGCTGGCTCATCTTTCCGCTGCACTGCAGGACACGACAGAGGAGACGCCGGCGATGCCTTCCTCCTCCGTCGAGCCGGACAACGGCGTCTCCACCGCAGCCTTGGTGGCGTCGAGTCCCGCGGTCGACGAGCGCCTGGTCTCCTCCCTGCGCACGCAGGCCGAGGTCGATTTCCTCTGCAAGAAGCACGGAGTCCCGAGCGTGTACACCGGGCGCCCCGCCGGCGACGACCGACGCGCCTGCACGCCGCCGCCGGGGTCCCTCTGTGTGTATGCGCACGCGCTGGAGGCCGGGATGCGCGTCCCGCTGCACGGCTTCTTCTGCGAGGTGCTCGCCCACTTCGGCATCGCGCCGAGCCAGCTCGTGCCCAACGGGTGGCGCGTCATGGCGGGCTTCCTCGCGCTCTGTCGCTCCGTCGGCATGCCGCCGTCGCTCGCCGTGTTCCGGCGCTTCTTCCTGCTGGTCATCGTCAACAGCAAGCTCAAAGGCTGGTACTGTTTCCGTGCCAGGGACAGCTTGGGCCTGCGATTCACGGGGCTGCCGAATACCCCCATGGACTGGAAAAAGATGTTTTTCTTCCTGTCGTCGCCGGAGCCGTGGCCTTGCCCCGTGGAGTGGGGCGAGCCGTCGATGAGCTCCTTCGTAAATCCGGTGCTAACCAGAGAGGAGGAGAGATCCGCGAAGAAGCTATTGGATGCTTattgcggcggtggcggcgccgtTGATATCAAGATATGCCTGTGCGATGGCAAGCTTGCCGGCTCCATGGTAACTGCCACAtctacaccgccgccgccgccggcttcTGCTTCTACCTGTATCACTTCCAGTTCCAAAG GACTAGGAATGGATCCATCCGTCTACAGCATGATGAAAACTATGCTTGCGGAGAGGGCGGCCGCGCAAGCGTCAGCGTCGACGAAGGAGGTGAAAGCCGAGCCGGGCAGCAACACGCCTTTGTGCGGGAACAAGAGGAGTCTGGAGCAAGCGAACGGGGAGGAAGGCGCGCCTCCTTCTGTGCTGACGAACACGCCGCTCCCCGGCCCGTGTCCGCTGCCGCCGCCGGGCTTCTCTAGGAAGCGACAGCAGTTTCCCAGCAGGCACAGCGGAGACACCACGAAGTGGGAAGCTGCACGGGAGCTGCTGCAGGGCGCCGTCGCGCCGCCGCAGGAGCGCGTGTTAGCGGCGAGCGAGCCTTCCGAGGTCTTCAGGTCGAGCTACGCTGCGATTCTGGAG GCCGTGAACTACGCGTCGTTCTCCCTGAGCTACGCGCTGGAGCTGGAGGAGAAGCTGGTGGCGCGGGACGCGGAGGTGGCCGCACTGCGGGCGCAGCTGGACGAGGCCAAGGCGAAGCTCGCCGCTGTGAAGCGGCCAGCCGGAGAGGCGGAGCTGGAGAAGGCGGAGCAGGAGAGCGCCGGGACGGCGGCAGTGCAGCATCCCCTGGGATCTGAGGAGCACGTCTGGCGGCGCGCGGAGCACGCCGTGGAGGGGTGCGAGCGCTGGCGAGGTAGGAGTAGGAGAACGGCACCGATGACATGA